In Defluviimonas aquaemixtae, the sequence GCGGCGGTCAGATGCTTGTTTTCAGGCGGTAGCCTGGCCGGTAGTAGAACACCGCATGCGTCACGGGGACCGATCTGAGCCAGGTGATCCGGTCCGCTAGCAGGATGGGTTCGCCGGGCTGGATGCCGAGGAACTCCGCGAGGCGCGGATCGGCGTTGACCGCGCTGAAGGAGAAGGCCGCTTTCGTGTAGGGGATCGTCTCGACCAGCCATTCGTTGGGGCCGACTGCCGCGAAGTCCACGCTTTCGACGTCCGGTACCGCGGCGATGTTGATCCAGCGATCCTCGAATGCGAATGGCCGGTTGTCGCCGTAATGCATGCAGTTGAGGTGCAGGACCTGCGCGTCGGGTTCGAGGTCGAGCTGCGCGATCAGCCAGTCAGGCGCCGTCAGACGGTTGCGGCTGACGAGCGAGTAGCGGTACGTCGCCCCGGTCGCCTCGATCTCGTCCTTGATCAGAGGAATCGAGAGCTTCGCCTGACGCAGGGGATGGGTGCGGACCCGCGTGCCGGCCTTGCGCTTGCGTTCGAGATAGCCTTCCTCGGCCAGTTCGCGCATCGCGCGGTTGACCGTCGTGCGGGTGCAGGCGAACTCCTTCGCCAGTTCGACCTCGCTCGGCAGGTTGGAGCCGGGCGGCCAGATGCCGCCGAGAATGCGCTCGGTCGCGACGCGCTTCACATCGCGGTAGCTGACATTCTCCGATCTGGTCATGGCGCAGGCGATTGCCTTTATGACTGCCCATTTTCTGATATAGCGTACGCAATATTGCCGGGATTGGAAAGCAGCTGAAGGTCATAGCCAAATCCGCCTATATGCGGACGCTCTGGAAGAACGGCCGGGGGGCGACCTATGAGATTGCGACGCGAAACGGCGCGCGGGGCATGCTGTGGCGCCTCAGCCTCGCGGAAATGGCGGGGGAGGTGCCGTTCTCGGTCTTTCCCGGTCTGCAAAGGATACTGACCGTCGTGAGCGGGCCGGGCATATGCCTGACCGGCGAGGACATGGCGATCGAAGCGCTGCCGCAGCAGCCGGTGACGTTCTCCGGCGACGTGCCGCTTGTCGGCGCCTGTGCCGACGGGCCGGTGCGCAACCTGAACCTGATCTTCGACCCGGGTCAGGTGGCGGCGTCGGTCGCCCCCGTCGCCGGTTGTGATTTCGGCAGATTGAGGCGTGATGCGGGGACGCTGCATGCAATTCATCTCCTATCCGGCCGGCTCGGGCTGGCGCAGGGCGTCATGCTCGAAGCGGGGGATACCGCCCTCTTGGATGGCGACGACGCCGCGCCATCTGCAAGCGAGGATGCGCGGGGATTGCTGGTGGCGATCCACCGCATGCCGGGACCTGCCGGGTCAGAGACCGGCCAGGAGGTCTGACAGGGCTGACCGGTACCGTGCGACGATCGGCTCGCGCGACACGTGCCGGCCATCCCTGACCATGTGCCGCCCTGCGGACCAGACATCCGTCACGACGCGGTCGGAGGCGGCAAAGCACACGCCGTCGAGAAGCTGATGGTCGGTAAGGCCGCAAAGCGCCGGATCGGTGCCGTCGATCGCGACGAGATCGGCGAGCGCACCATCGCGGATCGTCCCGGCATCGCGGCCAAGCGCTAGCGCCCCGCCGGTCGCGGCGCCTGAGTAGAGCTGGCGGCCGACCGATCCTTCCCCGACCACCAGCACGTTGCGCGCCTGGTCGCGAAGGCGCTGGGAATATTCGAGCATGCGCAGCTCTTCCGTAAGCGAAATGCGGACGTTTGAATCGGAACCGATGCCGAAGGCGCCGCCGTGTTCCAGAAAAGTCGGCCCGTTGAACGTGCCGTCACCCAGATTGGCTTCGGTGATCGGGCAAAGACCCGCGACCGCGCCCGACCGGGCGAAGCGGGCGGTCTCATCCCCGGTCATGTGCGTCGCATGGATCAGGCACCAGCGCGGCCCGACATCGGCATTGTCGAGAAGCCAGTCGACCGGCCGGCGGCCGAGCCTGTCCTCGACATCGCGCACCTCCTTTGTCTGTTCGGCGACGTGGATGTGGACCGGACCCGATGGGTGCCGGGCCAGCGTCGCGGCGAGATCGCCGGGCGAGGTGGCGCGCAGCGAGTGCGGGGCGATGCCCAGCCCCGTGTCCGCCGGCAAATCCGCCAGGACGGCGCGGCATTCTTCGACCAGACGGGCGAACCGGTCCACGTCGTTGCCAAAGCGCAGCTGTCCGCCCGCCAAGGGCTTCTGCGTCACGCCGGCATAGGTGTAGAGCACCGGCAGATGGGTCAGCCCGATACCCGCCGTGGCGGTGGCGGCGAAGATGCGCTGGCTCAGTTCCGAGAGCCTACCGTAGGGGCGCCCGCCCGGCTGGTGGTGGACGTAGTGGAACTCTCCGACCGCGGCGTATCCGGCCTCCAGCATCTCCATGTAGGTCAGCGCGGCGATCGCCTCGACCTGTTCGGGCGTCAGCCGGTCGAGGAAGCGGTACATGAGGTCGCGCCAGGTCCAGAAGCTTTCGCGTCCGGCGGCGCGGAACTCGGTCATTCCCGCCATCGCGCGCTGGAAAGCGTGGCTATGGAGGTTGGCGAGCGCCGGGAGCAGCACGTCCACCGCGTGGTCGTCTGGGGCGGGCCGGGCGCCCCGCGTGATGGAGGCGATGCGACCACCCGCGAGTGCAATCCGGACATCCTTCACCCAGTCCTCGCCAAGCAGTGCCGAACGGGCGAAAATCCTCATGCTGCCCTCATTATGTGTAGACAATAAAAGCCTATCTGTATACCTAACGCCCTGCAAGCGGGAGTTCTTCGAATCATGCGGCAGGCGTTCGAATGGTCCGGTCGCGGCGGCATCGTTGGGGGTCGCCACATGCGCGTCCGTGACAGCGAATGGCGGCGGCGCGGCGCGCTGCCGCGGGCGGTTCCGGAGGCAGCCGATGACCGCGCGTGAGCTGACGCCGGGCAGGGTGACGCTGTCCGAGCTTGCCGACATCTACTGGAACGAAGCTCCGGCGGTCCTGGACGCGTCGTGCCGGCCCGACATCGACGCGGCAGCGGCACTTATCGCGGCGGCCGCGGCAGGCGACGGCGCAGTCTATGGCGTGAACACCGGCTTTGGAAAGCTCGCGAGCATCAAGATCGCACCGGGAGATACCGCGACGCTCCAGCGCAACCTGATCCTCAGCCATTGCTGCGGCGTGGGCCCGCCGGTGTCGCGCCGGATGGCGCGGCTCATCATGACGCTGAAGCTCTTGTCCTTCGGGCGCGGCGCGTCGGGCGTCCGCTGGGAACTCGTGGCGCTGCTGCAGGAGATGCTCATGCGCGGCGTGACCCCGGTCATTCCGGCGCAGGGCTCAGTTGGCGCCTCGGGCGACCTCGCGCCGCTCGCCCATATGACGGCGGTTCTGATCGGCGAGGGCGAGGCCGAATTCGACGGCAAGGTTCTGCCGGGGGCGGAGGCGCTGGCGCAGGCGGGGCTCGCGCCGGTCCAGCTTGGCCCGAAGGAGGGGCTTGCCTTCATCAACGGCACGCAGTTCTCCACCGCCTTCGCTCTGGCTGGCCTTTTCGAGGCCTGGCACGCGGCGCGGGCCGCGCTGGTGATTTCGGCGCTCTCGACGGATGCGATCATGGGCTCGACCGCGCCCCTGCAGCCGGAGATCCACGCGCTGCGCGGCCATCGCGGCCAGATCGAGGCGGCCGAGGCCATGCGACGCATCCTCGACGGGTCTGATATCCGCGAAAGCCACCGCGAGGGCGACACGCGCGTGCAGGACCCTTACTGCATCCGCTGCCAGCCGCAGGTGACCGGGGCGGCGATGGACGTGCTGCGGCAGGCCGCCACGACGCTCGTGACCGAGGCCAACGCGGCGACCGACAACCCGCTGGTGCTGACCGGGGCCGGGCTGATCGTTTCGGGCGGCAATTTTCACGCCGAGCCGGTCGGCTTCGCCGCCGACATGATCGCGCTCGCCGTCAGCGAGATCGGCGCGATCGCGCAGCGCCGCGTCGCGCTGATGGTCGATCCGACGCTGAGCTTCGACCTGCCGCCTTTCCTGACGCCGTCACCCGGGCTCAATTCCGGGCTGATGATCGCCGAGGTGACCTCGGCGGCGCTGATGAGCGAGAACAAGCACCTCGCCACGCCCTGCGTCACCGACTCGACGCCGACCTCGGCAAACCAGGAGGATCACGTGTCCATGGCCGCCCATGGCGCGCGCCGCCTGCGGCGCATGATCGAGAACGTGAAGCACATCCTCGGCATAGAGCTTCTGTGCGCGGCCCAAGGGATCGATTTCCGCGCGCCGCTGCAGACGAGCGTGCCGTTGCAAAATGTCGTTTCGCGGCTTCGCCGGGAGGTCGCCACTCTGAACCAGGACCGCTACCTCGCGCCCGACATCGCCGCCGCCGCGGCACTCGTGGCGTCGGGCGAGATCGTGGCGGCCGCCGAGATCGAACTGCCGGAGTTGGACGGATGAACTTATTTGAGGTCGTGCGGGGCGACAGCCCCGTTATTCTGGGCCAGCCGCATGGCGGCACGCATGTGCCCGACGCGATCGCGCCGCGCCTGAACGACACCGGCCGGGCTCTCGCCGATACCGACTGGCACATCGCGCGGCTCTACGCCGGGATTCTTGTGAAGGCGACGATCGTGAGGTCGAATGTGCACCGCTACGTGATCGACGCCAATCGCGATCCCTCCGGGGTGTCGCTCTATCCCGGCCAGAACACGACGGGCCTGTGCCCGCTGACCGATTTCGACGGACAGGACATCTGGCGCGAAGGGCAGGCGCCGTCGGGGGATGAAATCGACGCGCGGCGGGAGGCGTATCACGCCCCCTACCACGCGGCGCTGGCCGAAGAGCTCGCGCGGGTAAAGGCGCGTCACGGCTGCGCGGTGCTCTATGACTGCCATTCGATCCGGTCGCGGATTCCATTTCTCTTCGAGGGCACGCTGCCGGTCTTCTCCATCGGCACGAACGACGGCGCATCCTGCGCCGCGCGCGTTCAGTGTGCGACCTCTGATCCCTGCCTGAAGGCCGAGGGCATGGATGCCGTCGTCAACGGCCGCTTCAAGGGCGGCTGGACGACGCGGCACTACGGCCGCCCGGACGAGAACGTGCATGCGGTCCAGATGGAGCTCGTCCAACGCGCCTATCTCGAAGCCGAAGCGTCGCCGTGGACCTATTCGGCCGATGTCGCGGATCCGACGCGCGAGGTGCTCGGCGCGGTGCTCGCCAATCTCGACCGCCTCGCCCGTTCCGGCGAACTGCTCTGAAGGAGACCGACCATGTCCGACCGCAAGAACGTTCGCGACATCTACCCGCCGACCGGAACCGAGCTGAACGCCAAGAGCTGGCTGACCGAGGCGCCGCTTCGCATGCTCATGAACAACCTGCATCCCGACGTGGCCGAGAACCCGCATGAGCTTGTCGTCTATGGGGGGATCGGGCGCGCGGCCCGGACCTGGCGCGACTTCGACCTGATCGTCGACAGCCTGAAGAAGCTCGAGGCGGACGAGACGCTAGTCGTCCAGTCGGGCCGGCCGGTTGCCATCGTGAAGACCCACAATGACGCTCCGCGCGTGCTGATCGCGAATTCCAATCTCGTGCCGCACTGGGCCACTTGGGAGCATTTCAACGAGCTCGATAGGAAGGGGCTCATGATGTACGGCCAAATGACGGCCGGATCGTGGATTTACATTGGAACACAGGGGATTGTGCAGGGAACCTACGAAACCTTCGCCGAGGCCGGACGCCAGCACTACGGTGGCGACATGGCGGGCCGCTGGGTGCTCACCGCCGGTCTCGGCGGCATGGGCGGGGCGCAGCCCCTTGCCGCCGTCTTCGCGGGGGCGTGCTGCCTTGCCGTCGAATGCGACGAGACCCGCATAGATTTTCGAATTAAAACAAAATACTTGGACGAGAAAGCCAAGACTCTGGACGAAGCACTCGCGCTCATCGAAAAGTGGACCACGGTGGGCGAGGCGAAATCGGTCGGGCTTCTCGGCAACGCGGCGGACATCGTTCCCGAAATCGCGCGCCGGATGAAGGCGGGCGGCATGCGGCCCGACATCGTCACCGACCAGACCTCGGCGCATGACCCGGTGCACGGCTATCTGCCGCTCGGATGGACCGTGGCCGAATGGCGCGAGCGGCAGGAGAGCGACCCGAAGCGGGTCGAGCGCGAGGCGCGCGCCTCGATGAAGGTCCATGTCGCGGCGATGGTCGAGTTCCACGAGGCGGGCGTGCCGACCGTCGATTACGGCAACAACATCCGCCAGGTCGCGAAGGACGAGGGGCTGGAGAACGCCTTCGCCTTCCCGGGTTTCGTGCCGGCTTATATCCGGCCTCTCTTCTGCAAGGGGATCGGCCCGTTCCGCTGGTGCGCGCTCTCGGGCGATCCGGAGGACATC encodes:
- a CDS encoding UTRA domain-containing protein; its protein translation is MTRSENVSYRDVKRVATERILGGIWPPGSNLPSEVELAKEFACTRTTVNRAMRELAEEGYLERKRKAGTRVRTHPLRQAKLSIPLIKDEIEATGATYRYSLVSRNRLTAPDWLIAQLDLEPDAQVLHLNCMHYGDNRPFAFEDRWINIAAVPDVESVDFAAVGPNEWLVETIPYTKAAFSFSAVNADPRLAEFLGIQPGEPILLADRITWLRSVPVTHAVFYYRPGYRLKTSI
- the hutU gene encoding urocanate hydratase, which codes for MSDRKNVRDIYPPTGTELNAKSWLTEAPLRMLMNNLHPDVAENPHELVVYGGIGRAARTWRDFDLIVDSLKKLEADETLVVQSGRPVAIVKTHNDAPRVLIANSNLVPHWATWEHFNELDRKGLMMYGQMTAGSWIYIGTQGIVQGTYETFAEAGRQHYGGDMAGRWVLTAGLGGMGGAQPLAAVFAGACCLAVECDETRIDFRIKTKYLDEKAKTLDEALALIEKWTTVGEAKSVGLLGNAADIVPEIARRMKAGGMRPDIVTDQTSAHDPVHGYLPLGWTVAEWRERQESDPKRVEREARASMKVHVAAMVEFHEAGVPTVDYGNNIRQVAKDEGLENAFAFPGFVPAYIRPLFCKGIGPFRWCALSGDPEDIARTDAAMKQLFPENEHLHRWLDMASERIAFQGLPARICWIGLGDRHKAGLMFNAMVARGELKAPIVIGRDHLDSGSVASPNRETEAMKDGSDAVSDWPLLNALVNTASGATWVSLHHGGGVGMGFSQHAGVVIVADGTEDAAKRLERVLWNDPASGVWRHADAGYETAIDHAKACGLRLPAILGN
- a CDS encoding formimidoylglutamate deiminase; the protein is MRIFARSALLGEDWVKDVRIALAGGRIASITRGARPAPDDHAVDVLLPALANLHSHAFQRAMAGMTEFRAAGRESFWTWRDLMYRFLDRLTPEQVEAIAALTYMEMLEAGYAAVGEFHYVHHQPGGRPYGRLSELSQRIFAATATAGIGLTHLPVLYTYAGVTQKPLAGGQLRFGNDVDRFARLVEECRAVLADLPADTGLGIAPHSLRATSPGDLAATLARHPSGPVHIHVAEQTKEVRDVEDRLGRRPVDWLLDNADVGPRWCLIHATHMTGDETARFARSGAVAGLCPITEANLGDGTFNGPTFLEHGGAFGIGSDSNVRISLTEELRMLEYSQRLRDQARNVLVVGEGSVGRQLYSGAATGGALALGRDAGTIRDGALADLVAIDGTDPALCGLTDHQLLDGVCFAASDRVVTDVWSAGRHMVRDGRHVSREPIVARYRSALSDLLAGL
- the hutH gene encoding histidine ammonia-lyase, with protein sequence MTARELTPGRVTLSELADIYWNEAPAVLDASCRPDIDAAAALIAAAAAGDGAVYGVNTGFGKLASIKIAPGDTATLQRNLILSHCCGVGPPVSRRMARLIMTLKLLSFGRGASGVRWELVALLQEMLMRGVTPVIPAQGSVGASGDLAPLAHMTAVLIGEGEAEFDGKVLPGAEALAQAGLAPVQLGPKEGLAFINGTQFSTAFALAGLFEAWHAARAALVISALSTDAIMGSTAPLQPEIHALRGHRGQIEAAEAMRRILDGSDIRESHREGDTRVQDPYCIRCQPQVTGAAMDVLRQAATTLVTEANAATDNPLVLTGAGLIVSGGNFHAEPVGFAADMIALAVSEIGAIAQRRVALMVDPTLSFDLPPFLTPSPGLNSGLMIAEVTSAALMSENKHLATPCVTDSTPTSANQEDHVSMAAHGARRLRRMIENVKHILGIELLCAAQGIDFRAPLQTSVPLQNVVSRLRREVATLNQDRYLAPDIAAAAALVASGEIVAAAEIELPELDG
- the hutG gene encoding N-formylglutamate deformylase, with protein sequence MNLFEVVRGDSPVILGQPHGGTHVPDAIAPRLNDTGRALADTDWHIARLYAGILVKATIVRSNVHRYVIDANRDPSGVSLYPGQNTTGLCPLTDFDGQDIWREGQAPSGDEIDARREAYHAPYHAALAEELARVKARHGCAVLYDCHSIRSRIPFLFEGTLPVFSIGTNDGASCAARVQCATSDPCLKAEGMDAVVNGRFKGGWTTRHYGRPDENVHAVQMELVQRAYLEAEASPWTYSADVADPTREVLGAVLANLDRLARSGELL
- a CDS encoding HutD/Ves family protein, yielding MRTLWKNGRGATYEIATRNGARGMLWRLSLAEMAGEVPFSVFPGLQRILTVVSGPGICLTGEDMAIEALPQQPVTFSGDVPLVGACADGPVRNLNLIFDPGQVAASVAPVAGCDFGRLRRDAGTLHAIHLLSGRLGLAQGVMLEAGDTALLDGDDAAPSASEDARGLLVAIHRMPGPAGSETGQEV